A stretch of Desulfitobacterium dichloroeliminans LMG P-21439 DNA encodes these proteins:
- a CDS encoding GNAT family N-acetyltransferase has product MEFRKAVHADLNSIMQIIAQSQAYFKEAGINQWQNNYPNPETIEDDIHNNHSYVLVDNEKVVATAAVSFDGEATYDTIYQGQWLSHHDYAVIHRLAVAKSYKGQGLSSLVIKSVEQLCRNRGVVSIKVDTHDENIAMQNLLRKNKFQYCGIIYLKDGNKRIAFEKLLSPDNT; this is encoded by the coding sequence ATGGAGTTTAGAAAAGCAGTTCATGCCGACCTTAACAGCATTATGCAGATCATCGCTCAGTCACAGGCTTATTTTAAGGAAGCAGGAATCAATCAGTGGCAGAATAACTACCCAAACCCTGAGACAATAGAGGATGATATCCATAATAACCACAGCTATGTGTTGGTAGATAACGAGAAGGTGGTGGCTACTGCGGCGGTTTCCTTCGATGGCGAAGCTACCTATGACACCATCTACCAGGGGCAGTGGCTTAGCCATCATGATTATGCGGTCATTCACCGACTGGCAGTTGCCAAAAGCTATAAAGGACAAGGCTTGTCATCCCTAGTGATTAAAAGTGTGGAGCAGCTTTGCCGGAATCGAGGGGTAGTGAGTATCAAAGTAGATACTCATGACGAAAACATAGCTATGCAAAACCTGCTTAGGAAAAACAAATTCCAGTATTGTGGGATTATCTATTTAAAGGATGGGAACAAAAGGATAGCCTTCGAGAAGCTACTTAGTCCTGATAATACATGA
- a CDS encoding ISLre2 family transposase: MNSLTKEKITFKDIERDFYKIGCEVAKLLLQKFLEEMDTELAESRDKAVLRHRGKKSTSMKTLMGEVSVDRAIYRKAKDDGSQEYVYLLDEALRLETMGFMSPNLVEKILEYSCAMSYREVAQAVSTLTNQTISHQGVWNIVQAVGEKQIEAEKALVDSFKKNELSGSKDVPILFEEADGLWLSMQGKSREKGSSKGRKELKISVTYEGWKPRYPSSKEYETVGKMAFAGYMKSEEMKELRDASISQNYNVDEIIYRVLNGDGASWIRRDHDQETDKFQLDPFHLAQAVTRNVSDKKARRPILKWLKAGEFGKVFEKIEQLKHESGGVAKEIEKLGRLESYIRSNIDGIVPYKDREDMTLPKAPEGLEYRNLGTMERQVRVFASRMKGARSWSEKGATHLSKIIALKMGKGFKEKIAALVSGKLPDRLTERFVETITNSKSGLKKAVKKSIYPVHRGELPYTNCSVTNGRKVIRNMFNLKTFSEMIYR; the protein is encoded by the coding sequence ATGAATAGTTTAACCAAAGAAAAGATAACATTCAAGGATATTGAGAGAGATTTTTACAAAATAGGTTGTGAAGTTGCGAAACTGCTCCTCCAAAAGTTTCTGGAAGAAATGGATACAGAGCTTGCAGAGAGCAGGGATAAAGCAGTTCTAAGACATAGAGGCAAAAAGTCAACCTCAATGAAGACCCTGATGGGAGAAGTATCAGTCGATCGAGCAATATATAGGAAAGCCAAAGACGATGGTAGTCAAGAGTATGTTTATCTTTTGGATGAGGCTCTGAGATTGGAAACAATGGGCTTTATGTCTCCTAATCTCGTAGAGAAGATTTTAGAATACAGTTGTGCAATGTCCTACCGAGAAGTAGCACAAGCGGTTTCAACCTTAACGAATCAAACCATCAGCCACCAAGGAGTATGGAACATCGTGCAAGCTGTGGGAGAGAAACAAATTGAAGCAGAAAAGGCACTAGTGGACTCCTTTAAGAAAAATGAATTAAGCGGGAGTAAAGACGTTCCCATTCTCTTTGAGGAAGCGGATGGCCTGTGGTTATCTATGCAGGGAAAGAGCAGAGAAAAAGGGAGCTCCAAAGGCAGAAAAGAGCTTAAGATTAGTGTTACTTATGAGGGTTGGAAGCCAAGATATCCGTCATCTAAAGAGTACGAAACCGTGGGCAAAATGGCTTTTGCAGGTTACATGAAATCGGAAGAGATGAAAGAACTAAGAGACGCATCAATATCTCAGAATTACAATGTAGATGAAATTATCTATCGAGTCCTAAATGGTGATGGAGCATCATGGATAAGACGAGATCATGATCAAGAAACAGATAAATTTCAGCTCGATCCCTTTCATCTTGCTCAAGCAGTCACTAGAAATGTATCAGACAAAAAGGCTAGAAGACCCATCCTAAAATGGCTTAAGGCTGGGGAATTTGGAAAGGTATTCGAAAAGATTGAGCAGCTCAAGCATGAAAGCGGCGGAGTGGCCAAAGAGATAGAAAAACTTGGTAGACTAGAAAGCTACATAAGAAGCAATATTGACGGGATAGTACCCTATAAGGACAGAGAAGATATGACGTTACCCAAAGCCCCTGAGGGCTTAGAATACAGGAATTTAGGCACGATGGAAAGGCAAGTGAGGGTATTCGCTTCCCGCATGAAAGGGGCAAGAAGCTGGAGCGAAAAAGGAGCAACCCATCTCTCCAAAATAATCGCTTTAAAAATGGGAAAAGGCTTCAAGGAAAAGATAGCAGCCCTAGTTTCAGGAAAGCTCCCGGACCGGTTGACTGAGAGATTCGTAGAAACCATAACGAACAGCAAAAGCGGACTAAAGAAGGCCGTAAAGAAATCAATATACCCGGTACATAGAGGAGAGTTGCCCTACACAAACTGCTCAGTAACAAACGGCAGGAAAGTCATTCGCAATATGTTCAATCTCAAAACATTTAGCGAGATGATCTACCGGTAA
- a CDS encoding cell wall-binding repeat-containing protein — MIRIKSIRLALPTLCLAILIAVTARPVQASIAIHPRLDGPDRYQTSATIAKQFSDEVVDHVVLASGQDFPDALSASVLAHQLNAPILLVNKHPHNSPDALAYIETHLSRDGKIFIIGGDGVIGAEFDSFFIDNGYAVERLGGEDRYATDRLTADALNSEPGGTVYIASGENFPDVLSVSSFASQAQAPILLVKHGSIPLAIQDYLQIQQPKQVYISGGAGVVSLEVESQIQALLPEATLTRFSGNDRYETAAQAYEQIAPYPETIYIASGSNYPDALSGAPLAAQKGDPILLINPSTPIVPDTIAAYLTQLYINGVTPSVTALGGPGVVPDEVVHNVVNLLNGQAQSPLFMIRTVDSRLVMEKSIFPITKESYFFNIDTYKDSYSGSFHSSIQDKLYNYMLNQGHQVSVHNRAVALHSGILINNCVYFQAEALRRVGFNIPNSMANVAKFSNYLTKLGFKKDTNIKSLKPGDIVFTVKNTHTYTFMGWVNPGSYDYAYIVDNQARSFGGQVYHVRKVNGVDPDLNTDPMAFFMYYQD, encoded by the coding sequence ATGATTCGCATTAAATCTATTCGTTTAGCTCTACCAACATTATGCCTAGCCATCTTGATCGCGGTCACAGCACGTCCGGTTCAAGCGAGTATAGCTATCCATCCTCGCCTTGATGGCCCGGATCGCTATCAAACCTCAGCAACCATCGCCAAGCAATTCTCAGATGAGGTCGTCGATCATGTGGTCTTGGCTTCGGGACAGGATTTTCCTGATGCTTTGTCCGCTAGTGTCTTGGCGCATCAATTGAATGCTCCTATTCTCTTGGTTAACAAGCATCCCCATAATTCTCCGGATGCCTTGGCCTATATCGAGACCCATCTGTCTAGGGATGGTAAAATCTTCATCATTGGTGGGGATGGTGTCATCGGAGCGGAATTTGACAGCTTTTTTATTGACAATGGTTATGCAGTGGAGCGACTTGGCGGTGAAGACCGGTATGCCACCGATCGCTTAACAGCTGATGCCCTGAACAGTGAGCCTGGTGGAACGGTGTATATCGCCAGCGGTGAGAATTTCCCCGATGTGCTGAGCGTCTCAAGCTTTGCCAGTCAGGCCCAGGCGCCGATTCTTCTTGTTAAACACGGTAGCATCCCTCTGGCCATCCAAGATTATCTGCAAATCCAACAACCTAAGCAGGTTTATATCTCGGGGGGCGCCGGTGTGGTCTCCCTTGAAGTGGAGAGTCAAATCCAAGCCCTTTTACCCGAAGCTACCCTGACACGATTTTCGGGCAACGATCGTTATGAAACAGCTGCCCAGGCCTATGAGCAAATAGCCCCTTACCCTGAAACAATCTATATCGCTTCCGGGTCTAATTATCCCGATGCTTTATCAGGCGCACCCCTCGCCGCTCAAAAGGGTGACCCTATTCTGTTGATTAATCCCTCCACCCCTATTGTACCCGATACCATTGCCGCCTATTTAACACAGCTCTATATCAACGGTGTAACCCCAAGCGTTACAGCCTTAGGTGGCCCCGGTGTTGTTCCCGATGAGGTGGTCCACAATGTTGTGAATCTATTAAATGGCCAGGCCCAATCGCCCCTGTTTATGATTCGCACTGTAGATTCTAGGCTAGTGATGGAAAAGTCAATTTTTCCTATTACCAAAGAAAGTTACTTTTTTAATATAGACACGTACAAGGACAGTTACTCTGGTAGTTTTCATTCCTCGATCCAAGACAAACTCTATAACTATATGCTCAATCAAGGCCATCAGGTATCGGTTCATAACCGGGCCGTAGCTCTCCACTCAGGGATACTGATTAATAACTGTGTCTATTTTCAAGCCGAGGCCTTAAGGAGAGTGGGCTTTAATATCCCTAATTCCATGGCCAATGTAGCCAAATTTAGCAATTATCTAACGAAGCTTGGTTTTAAGAAGGATACCAATATTAAGAGTTTAAAGCCGGGGGATATCGTCTTTACGGTGAAGAATACTCACACTTATACGTTTATGGGATGGGTCAATCCGGGAAGCTATGATTATGCTTATATCGTTGATAACCAAGCCCGCTCCTTCGGTGGACAAGTGTATCATGTGAGAAAAGTTAATGGGGTTGACCCTGATCTAAATACTGACCCCATGGCCTTCTTCATGTATTATCAGGACTAA